The Arachis hypogaea cultivar Tifrunner chromosome 19, arahy.Tifrunner.gnm2.J5K5, whole genome shotgun sequence genome has a window encoding:
- the LOC112776129 gene encoding beta-hexosaminidase 1 translates to MKLWPLLTWHTAFACALFFTAFTLCVSEAVAAGTLNPTPRSSASLPFIWPLPAAFTFGNDTLSVDPALSLAGNAASSAILRAAFDRYRGIVFKHSDRYGFLRTLRTTYDVSKLQINVQSHSDQLQLGVDESYSLFVSNAELHSGVVTIEANTVFGALRGLETFSQLCSFDYTSKTVQINKAPWSIRDKPRFAYRGLMLDTSRHYLPIDVIKQIIESMSYAKLNVLHWHIIDEQSFPLEVPSFPNLWKGSYTKWERYTVEDAYEIVNFSKMRGINVMAEVDVPGHAASWGVGYPSLWPSPSCKEPLDVSKNFTFDVLSGILSDMRKIFPFELFHLGGDEVNTDCWSNTSQVTHWLSQNRLTPKAAYEYFVLKAQEIALSKRWSPVNWEETFNSFPAKLHPQTVVHNWLGPGVCPKAVAKGFRCIFSNQGVWYLDHLDVPWEDVYTAEPLEGIRKVSEQKLVLGGEVCMWGETVDTSDVQQTIWPRAAAAAERLWSPRDHTTRNINITTLPRLQYFRCLLNRRGVAAAPVTNFYGRTAPTGPGSCFDQ, encoded by the exons ATGAAGCTGTGGCCCCTACTCACGTGGCACACGGCATTTGCATGCGCACTCTTCTTCACTGCTTTTACACTTTGCGTCTCTGAAGCTGTTGCTGCTGGAACACTCAACCCAACACCGCGCTCTTCGGCTTCGCTACCTTTCATTTGGCCACTCCCTGCCGCATTCACCTTCGGCAATGACACTCTCTCCGTCGACCCTGCCCTCTCTCTCGCCGGAAATGCCGCCTCCTCCGCCATTCTCAGGGCGGCGTTTGATAGGTACAGAGGGATCGTCTTCAAGCACTCTGATCGCTATGGTTTTCTCAGAACTCTCAGGACTACCTATGATGTTTCCAAATTGCAGATCAATGTTCAATCCCACAGCGACCAG CTTCAACTTGGAGTGGATGAAAGCTATAGTTTGTTCGTTTCAAATGCCGAGTTGCATTCCGGAGTAGTCACAATTGAG GCAAACACTGTTTTTGGTGCATTGCGTGGATTAGAG ACATTCAGTCAGTTGTGTTCGTTTGACTACACATCTAAAACTGTACAAATAAACAAGGCGCCTTGGTCCATCCGGGATAAACCTAGATTTGCATACCGCGGGCTTATGTTGG ATACATCAAGGCACTATTTACCAATTGATGTGATTAAGCAGATAATTGAATCTATGTCATATGCTAAGCTT AATGTTCTGCATTGGCATATCATAGACGAGCAGTCATTTCCTCTAGAGGTGCCTTCATTTCCAAATCTGTGGAAAGGTTCTTACACAAAATGGGAACGTTACACTGTGGAGGATGCATATGAAATTGTCAA CTTTTCAAAAATGAGAG GTATAAATGTGATGGCAGAAGTGGATGTCCCTGGTCATGCAGCATCATG ggGTGTCGGATATCCTAGTCTTTGGCCATCACCCTCATGTAAGGAGCCACTAGACGTTTCAAAGAATTTTACATTTGATGTCCTTTCTGGAATTTTGTCAG ATATGAGAAAAATATTTCCATTTGAGCTATTTCATTTGGGTGGTGATGAAGTTAATACAG ATTGCTGGAGCAATACTTCTCAAGTGACTCACTG GCTTTCTCAGAACCGCTTGACTCCCAAAGCGGCATATGAATATTTTGTACTGAAGGCCCAAGAGATAGCTCTTTCAAAAAGATGGAGTCCTGTAAACTG GGAAGAAACCTTCAACTCATTTCCAGCTAAGCTCCATCCGCAGACTGTAGTTCATAACTG GTTGGGCCCTGGAGTTTGTCCAAAGGCAGTTGCAAAAGGTTTCAGGTGCATTTTCAGCAACCAAGGTGTCTGGTATTTGGACCATCTAGATGTACCATGGGAAGATGTCTATACTGCCGAGCCACTCGAAGGAATACGAAAAGTTTCGGAACAAAAGCTTGTACTTGGAGGAGAAGTTTGCATGTGGGGCGAGACGGTGGATACATCAGATGTTCAGCAAACAATATGGCCTCGAGCTGCTGCTGCAGCAG AACGCCTGTGGAGTCCGAGAGATCATACTACTAGAAACATAAACATTACGACGCTGCCGCGGTTGCAATACTTCAGATGCTTGTTGAATAGAAGAGGGGTTGCAGCTGCTCCTGTGACGAACTTCTATGGTAGGACTGCACCTACTGGTCCTGGCTCATGCTTTGATCAATGA
- the LOC112776130 gene encoding uncharacterized protein, whose protein sequence is MMIMASTTKLNMKLLVDTKREKVLFAEASKEVVDFLFHLLQLPLATVVKLLTTKGAVGCIGNLYQSVETLNDSYYLQPNQPKHFLLNPKIPLSSPLISALLPPNGGGGEGQSESIPLKLYRCGSCSNYTVTDLYNSKCSACGFGYMAREVKYISKNDQVKDSSFNSNGFVKEVVTYTVTDDLVIEPMSTISCITMLNEFSVKDVGVLKEKVVELGMPEGVKLLRTSLQSEMVLTNVFLKNSENTSFHLL, encoded by the exons ATGATGATAATGGCGTCCACTACAAAACTGAACATGAAGCTCCTCGTTGACACAAAGCGCGAGAAAGTTCTCTTCGCGGAAGCATCCAAAGAAGTGGTGGACTTCCTCTTCCACTTACTTCAGCTGCCACTGGCCACCGTAGTGAAGCTCTTAACCACCAAAGGAGCGGTTGGTTGCATAGGGAATCTATATCAGAGCGTCGAAACCCTAAACGACAGTTATTACTTacaaccaaatcaacctaaacATTTTCTCTTGAACCCTAAGATTCCTCTCTCTTCACCTCTCATCTCTGCTCTTCTCCCTCCAAATGGCGGCGGCGGTGAAGGTCAATCGGAGTCTATCCCGTTGAAGCTGTACAGATGCGGAAGTTGCAGCAATTATACGGTTACAGATTTGTATAACTCTAAATGCAGCGCGTGTGGGTTTGGTTATATGGCCAGAGAAGTCAAATACATAAGCAAGAACGATCAAGTCAAAGATTCTTCTTTTAACAGCAATGGATTTGTGAAAGAGGTTGTGACATATACGGTGACGGATGATTTGGTGATTGAGCCAATGTCAACCATATCTTGCATCACCATGCTTAATGAGTTCAGTGTTAAGGATGTTGGtgtcttgaaggagaaggttgtTGAATTGGGGATGCCAGAG GGTGTGAAGCTACTGAGGACTTCGCTACAGTCAGAAATGGTTTTAACCAATGTTTTTCTCAAGAATTCTGAAAACACCAGCTTTCATCTACTATGA
- the LOC112779116 gene encoding heparanase-like protein 2, translating to MRKKENGLFGFSVGCLPKKRWDEVNHFLNKTGVKFTFGLNALVGKKNSKEDQLNWKGDWNPNNAISLMKYTVSKGYNIDSYELGNELCSEGVSARIDSVQYAKDITKLRHIINSLYPNATTRPKVMGPAGFYGKEWFDSFLQHVGPGVIDGVTHHIYNLGAGVDRDLISKVQDPYFLSKIAQTFKDVSTAVKEFTPWAGAWVGESGGAYNSGGKDVSHTFVNGFWYLDQLGMTSTFNHKVYCRQALIGGNYALLNTTSFIPNPDYYGALLWHRLMGTNVLSISHDSSPYLRTYAHCSKQGSGITLLLINMENSTSFDVSLVNDMNLYPEELASEGINTVNLMDSLKREEYHLTPKDGNIQSDVVLLNGTPLELTKSKEIPELKPKIVDASSSSPIKVAPHSIVFVQINNFNAPACAPPTK from the exons ATGAGAAAGAAAGAGAACGGCTTGTTTGGATTCAGTGTTGGATGCCTTCCCAAGAAGAGATGGGATGAAGTGAATCACTTTTTGAACAAAACcgg TGTCAAATTTACATTTGGCTTAAACGCACTCGTTGGCAAGAAAAATTCCAAGGAAGACCAATTAAACTGGAAGGGAGATTGGAATCCAAACAATGCCATAAGCCTCATGAAGTACACTGTCTCAAAAGGATACAATATAGACTCATATGAATTAG GAAACGAGCTATGCTCTGAAGGAGTATCAGCAAGAATAGATAGTGTTCAATATGCAAAAGATATCACAAAACTAAGGCACATAATTAACTCATTATACCCAAATGCCACAACAAGACCAAAGGTGATGGGTCCAGCTGGATTTTATGGTAAAGAATGGTTTGATAGCTTCTTGCAACATGTTGGACCTGGTGTCATTGATGGAGTTACACATCACATTTATAACCTTGGTGCTG gtGTTGATAGGGATCTTATTAGCAAGGTTCAAGACCCATATTTCTTGAGCAAAATTGCACAAACTTTCAAGGATGTTTCAACGGCTGTGAAGGAATTCACACCATGGGCTGGAGCATGGGTTGGAGAATCTGGTGGAGCTTATAATAGTGGAGGCAAAGATGTATCACATACTTTTGTTAATGGCTTTTg GTATTTGGACCAATTGGGTATGACATCAACCTTCAACCACAAAGTTTATTGTAGACAAGCTTTGATTGGAGGAAACTATGCTTTGCTAAATACAACATCATTCATTCCTAATCCAGATTATTATGG AGCACTTTTGTGGCATCGGCTTATGGGAACCAATGTACTTTCTATTTCTCATGATAGTTCACCATATCTACGTACATATGCTCATTGTTCTAAACAAGGG AGCGGAATCACATTGCTACTAATAAACATGGAGAATTCAACATCTTTCGATGTGTCCCTTGTGAATGACATGAATCTTTATCCGGAGGAGTTGGCATCAGAAGGAATAAACACAGTGAATTTGATGGATTCATTGAAAAGGGAAGAGTACCACTTGACACCTAAAGATGGAAACATTCAAAGTGATGTTGTGCTTTTGAATGGAACTCCATTAGAACTTACCAAGTCGAAGGAAATTCCAGAGCTTAAACCAAAGATTGttgatgcttcttcttcttctccgatcAAAGTTGCACCTCATTCAATAGTCTTTGTGCAAATCAATAATTTCAATGCACCTGCATGTGCACCTCCTACAAAATAG
- the LOC112776870 gene encoding uncharacterized protein produces the protein MASSASTNVSMKLLIDTKCKRVLFAEASKEVVDFLFNLLQLPLGAVVKLLTEKSMVGGIGNLYKSVEGLGDSFMQPNLSRDVLLNPAFPSSSTAISGLLLPSSAAATGKVHGSSGFVKEVVTYMVMDDLVIQPMSTISSITLLNKFNVKEVGALQEKVVQLGMNEGLRLLKASLQSKMVLTSVFLKNIDT, from the exons ATGGCATCATCCGCATCCACAAATGTGAGCATGAAGCTTCTGATCGACACAAAGTGCAAGAGAGTTCTGTTCGCCGAAGCCTCCAAGGAAGTGGTGGACTTCCTTTTTAACTTGCTGCAGTTGCCACTCGGTGCAGTGGTGAAGCTTCTAACAGAAAAATCTATGGTGGGTGGCATAGGCAATCTCTATAAGAGCGTGGAGGGTCTTGGTGACAGTTTCATGCAACCAAACCTATCCAGAGATGTTCTGCTGAATCCAGCTTTCCCTTCATCGTCAACCGCCATCTCTGGTCTTCTTCTTCCATCATCAGCTGCTGCCACGGGAAAGGTACATGGAAGTAGTGGGTTTGTGAAAGAGGTTGTGACGTACATGGTGATGGACGATTTGGTGATTCAACCCATGTCAACCATTTCAAGTATTACTCTGCTGAACAAGTTCAATGTGAAGGAGGTTGGTGCCTTGCAAGAGAAGGTAGTTCAGCTTGGAATGAACGAG GGCTTAAGGCTACTGAAGGCCTCATTGCAGTCTAAGATGGTGTTGACAAGCGTCTTCCTCAAGAATATAGACACATAA